A genomic stretch from Mycobacterium cookii includes:
- a CDS encoding cation:proton antiporter, with protein sequence MPAATAVHFFLELAAILITCRLVGLASQRLGQPQVVGEMIAGVVLGPSLLGRIAPGVQHQLFPPGPANVVLYTAAQIGLVLYMFLIGLNFDIGLIKHRLGTAAAVSAAGILTPLALGAMIAMPLLHGGIYFDKSVTLVMAMMFLGASIATTAFPMLARIIYERGLSGTPLGTLALACGATDDAMSWCILATVLAIHRGSAAVAATAIIGGILYTLLLLTVGRKALRVLGTVSERRNTISPAVLSTVLILLMACAWFTDAVGIYAIFGAFILGVAMPSGFFAQRLTAILEPLVTTFLLPLFFVYSGLNTQIGLVNSPKLWAVTAGILVVSIAGKGIACTFAARLRKVPFRESVALGSLMNARGLIELILLNIGLQAGIITPTLFSILVLIAIVTTLMATPIFEFVYGRHRTTAQNSRIEPEHADAVVTAPT encoded by the coding sequence ATGCCGGCAGCAACCGCTGTTCACTTCTTCCTCGAACTGGCTGCCATCCTCATAACGTGCCGTTTGGTCGGACTGGCGTCGCAACGCCTAGGACAACCGCAAGTCGTCGGCGAAATGATTGCCGGCGTGGTACTCGGGCCGTCGTTGCTGGGTCGTATCGCGCCCGGCGTTCAACATCAGTTGTTTCCGCCGGGACCAGCAAACGTCGTGCTGTACACCGCGGCGCAGATCGGCCTGGTGCTGTACATGTTTCTGATCGGCCTCAATTTCGACATCGGTCTGATCAAGCATCGTCTGGGCACCGCGGCCGCGGTTTCGGCAGCGGGCATTCTCACGCCGCTCGCTCTTGGCGCGATGATCGCCATGCCCCTGTTGCATGGCGGAATTTATTTCGATAAAAGCGTCACGCTGGTCATGGCGATGATGTTCCTGGGCGCCTCGATTGCGACGACCGCATTTCCCATGTTGGCCCGGATCATCTACGAAAGAGGGCTTTCCGGAACGCCGCTGGGAACGCTCGCGTTGGCGTGCGGCGCCACCGACGATGCGATGTCCTGGTGCATTCTCGCCACGGTTCTCGCCATTCATCGCGGTAGTGCGGCCGTGGCCGCAACAGCAATCATCGGCGGAATTCTGTACACCCTGTTGCTTCTCACAGTCGGACGTAAGGCATTGCGTGTGCTCGGGACGGTATCCGAACGCCGAAACACGATCAGCCCGGCGGTGCTGAGCACGGTCTTGATTTTGCTGATGGCATGCGCCTGGTTCACCGACGCTGTCGGTATCTATGCCATATTCGGCGCCTTCATCCTCGGCGTCGCGATGCCATCCGGTTTCTTCGCGCAACGGCTCACTGCGATTCTCGAGCCGCTAGTCACCACGTTCTTGCTGCCGCTGTTCTTCGTCTACTCAGGGCTGAACACTCAGATCGGTCTGGTCAACAGTCCGAAACTGTGGGCGGTGACGGCAGGAATTCTCGTCGTGTCGATCGCAGGAAAAGGTATCGCCTGTACATTCGCCGCGCGGTTGCGAAAAGTTCCGTTCCGCGAATCGGTCGCTTTGGGTTCGCTGATGAACGCCCGCGGACTCATCGAGCTCATTCTTCTCAATATCGGACTGCAGGCCGGCATCATCACCCCGACGCTGTTCAGCATCCTTGTCCTCATCGCCATTGTCACCACACTGATGGCGACACCCATATTCGAGTTCGTCTACGGACGCCACCGGACCACGGCGCAAAACAGCCGGATCGAGCCAGAGCACGCGGACGCTGTCGTAACCGCGCCGACCTGA